The following are encoded together in the Bacillus cereus group sp. RP43 genome:
- a CDS encoding EamA family transporter has translation MYNKKWNPHIVCAHAFTILIWGTAFPGIRMGLEAYTPEHLTLLRLLIASLILLLFSLIYKLRLPDLKDIPVIFIFGALGFTIYHIALNYGEKSVNAGPASFIVSVTPILTAILASVFLNEKMKLNGWIGGVISLVGIAFLSLSQGDAVHSNSGVLLILLAAISESLFFVFQKPYLKKYGFLPFIIYTIWSGTVFMLIFLPGIYEEIVAAPIGTTLSVIYLGVFPTVLPYIALAYITSHSGASEATSSLYLTPVTACVIAWIWLGEVPTFVSIVGGIVTILGVVIAHLTFKKDKYKQIESEKVW, from the coding sequence ATGTACAATAAAAAATGGAATCCTCATATTGTATGTGCTCATGCTTTTACGATTCTTATATGGGGAACAGCTTTTCCAGGAATTCGGATGGGGCTTGAAGCTTATACGCCTGAACACCTTACTTTGCTACGATTACTAATTGCTTCTTTGATTCTTCTTCTGTTTTCACTTATATACAAATTACGGTTACCTGATTTAAAAGATATTCCAGTAATTTTTATATTTGGCGCTTTGGGATTTACGATTTATCATATTGCACTAAACTACGGTGAAAAGAGTGTGAATGCTGGACCTGCTAGTTTCATTGTTTCAGTAACACCGATATTAACAGCAATTCTTGCTTCTGTTTTTTTGAATGAAAAAATGAAATTAAATGGTTGGATCGGTGGTGTAATTAGTTTGGTAGGAATAGCTTTTTTATCATTAAGTCAAGGAGATGCTGTTCATTCGAATAGTGGGGTATTACTAATATTATTAGCTGCAATTTCAGAAAGTCTATTTTTCGTTTTTCAAAAACCATATTTAAAAAAGTACGGTTTCTTGCCATTTATAATATATACAATTTGGTCTGGTACTGTATTTATGCTTATTTTTTTGCCAGGGATTTATGAAGAAATTGTAGCAGCTCCTATTGGAACTACTTTGAGTGTAATATATTTAGGTGTGTTTCCGACAGTACTGCCGTATATTGCATTAGCGTATATTACATCCCATTCCGGTGCTTCTGAGGCAACAAGTTCTCTATATTTAACACCAGTAACTGCTTGTGTTATTGCTTGGATATGGTTAGGCGAGGTACCAACCTTTGTTTCGATTGTTGGAGGGATAGTTACTATACTTGGAGTTGTGATTGCTCATTTAACATTTAAAAAAGATAAATATAAGCAAATCGAGAGCGAAAAAGTATGGTAA
- a CDS encoding nucleoside hydrolase, giving the protein MEKVLFFGDPGIDDSFAIMYGLLHPEIEIVGIVTGYGNVEHIHATHNAAYILQLANRQDIPVISGATKPLTNEITMYYPEIHGPEGLGPIHVPESVLSIPIYNFGSIAAILVKYGEDLTIVDVGRSTSLAIAFNLWNDLMLNVKGIYFMGGVFLEAGNVTPLAEANVYGDPIASQIVFQQAENLTLFPLNVTNKTVLTPNVFSYILANTKNPFKPIMKPMYDYYLSAYQKLNPSIEGPLLHDVLAISGLVNPTFLNYTSRTVTVDICGETKGQTFADFRPHSKSEGARIALQLDEEKFIQDFMKIML; this is encoded by the coding sequence TTGGAGAAGGTTTTATTTTTTGGAGACCCAGGTATTGATGATTCGTTTGCAATTATGTATGGCTTACTGCATCCTGAAATTGAAATTGTTGGTATCGTAACTGGATATGGAAATGTTGAACATATACATGCCACTCATAATGCCGCATATATTTTACAGTTAGCAAACAGACAAGATATTCCTGTAATTAGCGGGGCAACAAAGCCACTTACAAATGAAATTACAATGTATTACCCTGAAATTCATGGACCAGAAGGATTAGGACCCATACATGTACCGGAAAGTGTGTTATCCATTCCGATATACAATTTTGGCAGTATTGCTGCGATTCTTGTAAAGTATGGAGAAGATTTAACAATTGTCGATGTAGGAAGATCTACCTCTTTAGCAATTGCGTTTAATTTATGGAACGACTTGATGTTAAATGTAAAAGGGATTTATTTTATGGGTGGTGTCTTTTTAGAAGCAGGGAATGTTACTCCATTAGCAGAGGCAAACGTGTACGGAGATCCTATAGCCAGTCAAATTGTGTTTCAGCAAGCGGAAAATTTAACGTTATTCCCTTTAAATGTAACAAATAAAACAGTTTTAACCCCAAATGTATTTAGTTATATTTTAGCTAATACAAAAAATCCATTTAAACCGATTATGAAACCCATGTACGATTATTATTTATCAGCATACCAAAAGCTCAATCCATCTATTGAAGGGCCATTATTACACGATGTACTTGCTATAAGCGGTTTAGTGAATCCTACATTTTTAAATTATACATCCCGAACAGTGACTGTAGATATATGTGGCGAAACGAAGGGACAAACTTTTGCTGATTTTCGCCCACACTCTAAATCTGAAGGGGCGCGTATAGCGTTACAATTAGATGAGGAAAAATTTATTCAGGATTTTATGAAAATCATGTTATAA
- a CDS encoding GNAT family N-acetyltransferase, whose translation MNVQLKIVTRENWEDVLKLRVKENQMQFVPAVAVSLAKVYIKPDGENVEYIPFAIYDGDLIVGFIMHAFVRESTDMYWINGFIVDEKEQGKGYGKAALKEIINLIKNNFKECEEIRLTVHKDNISAKKLYECYGFKSLGNVYDGEEVYRLLLLN comes from the coding sequence GTGAACGTCCAATTAAAAATTGTTACGAGAGAAAATTGGGAAGACGTATTAAAGTTACGAGTTAAAGAAAATCAAATGCAATTTGTTCCGGCAGTGGCAGTATCACTTGCTAAAGTATACATAAAACCAGATGGTGAAAATGTCGAATATATTCCATTCGCTATATATGATGGTGACCTTATAGTCGGTTTTATTATGCATGCTTTTGTACGTGAGTCAACAGATATGTACTGGATTAACGGATTTATCGTTGATGAAAAAGAGCAAGGAAAAGGATATGGAAAAGCAGCATTAAAGGAAATCATTAACTTAATAAAAAATAACTTTAAAGAGTGTGAGGAAATTAGATTAACTGTCCATAAAGATAATATTTCTGCAAAGAAACTATATGAATGTTATGGTTTTAAATCATTAGGAAATGTATATGACGGTGAGGAAGTATATCGCTTATTGTTGTTGAATTAA
- a CDS encoding DUF4256 domain-containing protein — protein sequence MKESNKKELSIEQREELLQTLKDRFENNMNRHKGLEWANVQSNLDANTEKLWSLNEMERTGGEPDVVDFDKEKSEYIFYDCSAESPKGRRSVCYDLEALESRKKHKPENNAIDMATTMGIELLTEEEYRALQNLGNFDLKTSSWVQTPSDIRELGGALFCDYRFGHVFVYHNGAESYYAARGFRGSLRV from the coding sequence ATGAAAGAGAGCAATAAAAAAGAGTTGTCAATAGAGCAACGTGAAGAATTACTACAAACATTGAAAGATCGTTTTGAGAATAACATGAACCGTCATAAAGGGCTAGAATGGGCTAATGTTCAATCAAATCTGGATGCTAATACTGAAAAGTTGTGGTCGCTTAATGAAATGGAAAGAACTGGCGGAGAACCTGATGTTGTTGATTTTGATAAAGAAAAAAGCGAATACATTTTTTATGATTGTTCAGCAGAAAGTCCTAAAGGTCGTAGAAGTGTTTGTTATGATCTTGAAGCGCTAGAATCAAGAAAGAAACATAAACCAGAAAATAACGCTATCGATATGGCAACTACTATGGGCATTGAACTATTAACGGAAGAAGAATATCGGGCGTTGCAAAATCTTGGGAATTTCGATTTGAAGACATCGAGTTGGGTGCAAACACCTTCTGATATTAGAGAACTTGGTGGTGCCCTTTTTTGCGATTATCGCTTTGGACACGTCTTTGTATATCACAATGGGGCAGAATCTTACTATGCCGCAAGAGGCTTTCGTGGTTCGTTAAGAGTCTAA
- a CDS encoding NUDIX domain-containing protein: MKSKFHHIVRAIMIKDEKLLVAEYIGHHYFLPGGHVEIGESAEKALIRELREELGVTCSIKQFLGVIENQWQAKEMLHHEINHIFEIDSNELKPDSTPISKESHLAFHWIDFNKENINSYTITPTPSVKELLERKLSDELLTCWISNF; this comes from the coding sequence ATGAAAAGTAAATTCCATCATATTGTACGAGCTATCATGATAAAAGATGAAAAATTACTAGTTGCTGAATACATAGGACATCATTATTTTTTACCCGGTGGCCATGTTGAAATTGGGGAATCAGCAGAGAAAGCACTAATAAGAGAGTTGCGAGAAGAACTTGGAGTAACTTGCAGTATAAAACAATTTTTAGGCGTCATAGAAAATCAATGGCAAGCCAAAGAAATGCTCCACCATGAAATTAACCACATTTTTGAAATAGATTCAAATGAGTTAAAACCCGATTCCACTCCAATATCTAAAGAGTCCCATTTAGCATTTCACTGGATTGATTTTAATAAAGAAAATATAAACTCCTATACAATAACGCCAACACCTTCAGTAAAAGAATTACTAGAAAGAAAATTAAGTGATGAACTATTAACTTGCTGGATTAGTAACTTTTAA
- a CDS encoding heterocycloanthracin/sonorensin family bacteriocin — MNEFQQELQALNLNDYQPGNVVYWDQQQNQYPYYYIQDDARRCGGCGGCGGRCGGCGGRCGGCGGGRCGGCVGCVGCVGCFSCSNCWNWWFI; from the coding sequence ATGAATGAGTTTCAACAAGAACTACAAGCGTTAAACCTTAATGATTATCAACCTGGTAATGTTGTTTATTGGGATCAGCAACAAAATCAATATCCATATTATTACATTCAAGACGATGCACGTCGTTGTGGCGGATGCGGTGGTTGTGGCGGACGTTGTGGTGGCTGTGGCGGTCGCTGTGGTGGTTGTGGCGGCGGACGTTGCGGCGGTTGTGTAGGTTGCGTTGGCTGCGTTGGTTGTTTCAGCTGTTCTAATTGCTGGAACTGGTGGTTTATTTAA
- a CDS encoding serine hydrolase, producing the protein MYKYEKLISWVESIKETNQSSTAALCIMKDNKIVLEHYSGTHSNTPTSKKVTISSQFNVASARKSYLGLMVAYAVYEGKIKSLDDEAVNYFENHDPSLLGKTTIRHLVTHSHGLNETDDGTVFREFEPGQAWGYRDINVRMVTKLIYQLYNKSFPELLKERVFLPANFNETGWRIEHDENLVKVIVNPNEDAIESVGAVDDGSEKNLFVSAREFAYWGNLHLNNGFLNGKQIVPKEVIALATSLQSPEYKNKELPQNGLFWFVQNEPALFSELGERVPKGSYQILGITGPTILVIPEYNVVVAKMYNKRYNYGGDNYLYYLREFSNLVADTFSSSKNNMVRA; encoded by the coding sequence TTGTACAAATATGAAAAATTAATTTCATGGGTAGAAAGCATTAAAGAGACCAATCAAAGTTCTACGGCAGCACTTTGTATTATGAAAGATAATAAGATTGTACTAGAGCATTATAGTGGAACGCATTCAAATACTCCTACTAGTAAAAAAGTAACCATATCTTCACAGTTCAATGTCGCTTCCGCAAGAAAAAGCTATTTAGGATTAATGGTAGCTTATGCAGTTTATGAGGGGAAAATAAAATCTCTTGATGACGAGGCAGTAAATTATTTTGAAAACCATGATCCTTCATTACTCGGTAAGACAACGATAAGACATTTAGTAACTCATTCACACGGTTTAAATGAAACCGATGATGGGACAGTTTTTCGTGAGTTTGAGCCGGGACAAGCTTGGGGGTACAGAGATATTAATGTAAGAATGGTCACGAAGCTTATTTATCAGCTGTATAATAAGAGTTTTCCTGAATTATTAAAGGAGCGTGTATTCCTACCTGCCAACTTCAATGAAACTGGATGGAGAATAGAACATGATGAAAATTTAGTTAAGGTTATTGTAAATCCAAATGAAGATGCTATAGAAAGTGTCGGTGCAGTAGATGACGGCTCCGAGAAAAATTTGTTTGTCTCTGCGAGAGAATTTGCATACTGGGGGAATCTGCATTTAAATAACGGGTTCTTAAATGGTAAACAAATTGTGCCAAAAGAAGTTATAGCACTTGCTACCAGCTTACAAAGTCCAGAGTATAAAAATAAAGAACTACCTCAAAACGGGTTATTTTGGTTCGTTCAAAATGAACCTGCTTTATTTAGCGAACTTGGTGAGCGAGTTCCGAAAGGTTCCTATCAAATATTAGGAATTACAGGACCAACGATATTAGTCATTCCAGAATATAATGTCGTCGTTGCTAAAATGTACAATAAAAGATACAACTATGGTGGGGATAATTATTTATATTATTTACGTGAATTTAGCAATTTAGTCGCTGATACATTTAGTAGCAGTAAAAATAATATGGTTAGGGCATAA
- a CDS encoding OFA family MFS transporter, translating into MKQSSINPLLIVLGTIIVQIGLGTIYTWSLFNQPLVSKFGWNLNSVAITFSITSFSLSFSTLFAGKLQQKFGLRKLIATAGIVLGLGLILSSQVSSLPLLYLLAGVVVGYADGTAYITSLSNLIKWFPNRKGLISGISVSAYGMGSLIFRYINGNLINSLGVSQAFLYWGIIVLLLVLTGSFFLREAIVSNTVTETLHNDYTPREMMKTKQVYLLFFMLFTSCMGGLYLIGMVKDIGVQLVGLSAATAANAVAMIAIFNTIGRIILGTLSDKIGRLKIVSATFIIIGLSVFTLSFIPLNYGIYFACVASVAFCFGGNITIFPAIVGDFFGLKNHSTNYGIVYQGFGFGALAGSFIGALLGGFQPTFITIGVLCVISFVISIVIRPPNAEKEKEIQSLNRKIA; encoded by the coding sequence ATGAAACAATCATCTATAAATCCGTTGCTAATTGTTCTAGGTACAATCATTGTTCAAATTGGCCTAGGAACAATTTACACATGGAGTTTATTTAATCAACCCCTTGTAAGTAAGTTTGGATGGAACCTCAATTCAGTCGCGATTACTTTCTCAATTACGAGTTTTTCTTTATCATTCTCAACTCTATTTGCAGGAAAGCTACAGCAAAAATTTGGACTCCGTAAACTAATCGCTACTGCAGGAATTGTTTTAGGACTCGGTTTAATACTTAGTTCACAAGTTTCCTCATTACCATTACTTTATTTATTAGCTGGTGTTGTCGTTGGATATGCTGATGGAACAGCGTATATTACCTCACTATCTAATTTAATTAAATGGTTTCCAAACCGTAAAGGGCTTATTTCTGGTATATCTGTTTCGGCATATGGAATGGGAAGCTTAATCTTTAGATATATAAACGGAAATCTTATCAACAGTCTTGGGGTATCACAAGCATTTTTATATTGGGGTATTATCGTCTTACTTTTAGTGTTGACAGGATCATTCTTCTTACGTGAAGCAATTGTAAGTAACACTGTAACTGAAACATTACACAATGATTATACGCCGCGTGAAATGATGAAAACAAAACAAGTATATCTCTTATTTTTCATGCTATTCACATCATGTATGGGCGGACTGTATTTAATCGGTATGGTAAAAGACATTGGGGTGCAGCTCGTCGGTCTTAGTGCAGCGACTGCCGCTAATGCCGTCGCAATGATTGCAATCTTTAATACAATAGGTAGAATTATTCTTGGAACGTTATCAGATAAAATAGGCCGATTAAAAATCGTCTCTGCTACATTTATTATTATTGGATTGTCCGTCTTCACTTTAAGTTTTATTCCACTAAATTACGGGATTTATTTTGCTTGTGTAGCAAGTGTTGCCTTTTGCTTTGGTGGTAATATCACTATATTCCCGGCCATTGTCGGGGATTTCTTCGGATTAAAAAACCATAGTACAAACTACGGGATTGTTTACCAAGGTTTCGGATTTGGTGCACTTGCAGGATCATTCATTGGAGCACTACTTGGCGGATTTCAACCAACCTTCATTACAATAGGTGTTCTATGTGTAATATCTTTCGTTATCTCTATAGTAATCCGCCCTCCAAATGCAGAAAAGGAGAAGGAAATACAATCGTTAAATCGAAAAATAGCTTAA
- a CDS encoding GNAT family N-acetyltransferase, with protein MKIQKQWIQEDSDYIREKVIEYNQKHLSNEEKTPSEKVSFIVRNEKEEIIGGVTAITFWHHLHIDFLWVSEEYRHEGYGSKLMKLIEEFAIEKECRLINLDTFSFQAPNFYKKHGYKVIGVSKDHPKGHHHYYLEKRL; from the coding sequence ATGAAAATTCAAAAACAATGGATTCAAGAAGATAGTGATTACATAAGAGAGAAAGTAATTGAATATAACCAAAAACATCTTTCAAATGAAGAGAAAACACCTTCAGAAAAGGTAAGTTTTATAGTAAGGAATGAAAAAGAAGAAATAATCGGAGGGGTAACAGCGATAACTTTTTGGCATCACTTGCATATTGACTTTCTGTGGGTGTCTGAAGAATATAGACACGAAGGCTATGGCAGCAAATTAATGAAACTTATTGAAGAATTTGCAATCGAAAAAGAATGTCGGCTGATAAACTTAGACACTTTTAGTTTCCAAGCTCCAAACTTTTATAAAAAACATGGATACAAAGTGATCGGAGTCAGTAAAGATCATCCTAAAGGACATCATCACTATTATTTAGAAAAAAGGTTGTAA
- a CDS encoding NUDIX hydrolase — MKKVNVTYALLYDETHEKLLMVKNKGKNGSYYTLPGGAVKLGETLEEATIREVKEETGLDISVKGVCSISEAFFEERGHHAIFFNFSGEIIGGEICISRPKEIEEITWMELHIAEPYLRIPEHLKGVLQKKETVPYIFNGTIIHQSS; from the coding sequence ATGAAAAAGGTGAATGTTACATACGCGCTTTTATACGATGAAACTCACGAAAAGCTCTTAATGGTTAAAAACAAAGGGAAAAATGGCTCTTATTACACTTTACCAGGTGGAGCAGTTAAATTAGGTGAAACGTTAGAAGAGGCAACAATTCGTGAAGTAAAAGAAGAAACTGGACTAGATATATCCGTAAAAGGGGTTTGTTCCATTAGTGAAGCGTTTTTTGAGGAAAGGGGACATCATGCAATCTTCTTTAATTTTTCAGGAGAAATAATAGGAGGAGAGATATGTATATCGCGTCCAAAAGAGATTGAAGAGATTACCTGGATGGAATTACATATAGCAGAGCCTTATTTACGTATACCAGAACACTTAAAAGGTGTTTTACAAAAGAAAGAAACGGTTCCTTATATTTTTAATGGAACTATTATTCATCAATCTTCATAA
- the dnaN gene encoding DNA polymerase III subunit beta yields the protein MEFIVNHKQFTQALSEVSKAISTKTLIPILSGIKITADQFGITLIASNSNIFIEKFIPISIEDEQIATILKAGSIVVPAKYFIEIIKKMPSEILIKSMNEQLITIQSDEITLNLNGFSANDFPNVPFIDEHGEIQVETEQLIEVFKQTAFAAAKNESRPVLTGVHIVFDHNKLVCAATDSHRLALREILISSHAKANCIIPSSTISELLKLMNNNLNFVYIYLSESHIIFKFGTITLYSRLIEGKYPNISSLIPREFQTVINIDRKKILQGVDRSSLLASEWANNNVNLEIIDESTIKISSNASQVGKISETQQIDTIHGQKQLNISFDGRFMVDALKAMKEDIVTLSFGGSMRPILIEAGEQSAAVHLISPVRAY from the coding sequence ATGGAGTTTATCGTTAATCACAAACAATTTACACAAGCTCTTTCAGAAGTAAGTAAAGCTATCTCAACAAAAACTTTAATTCCTATATTATCCGGAATAAAAATAACAGCAGATCAATTTGGAATTACTTTAATCGCAAGTAATTCGAATATTTTCATTGAAAAATTTATACCTATTTCAATTGAAGACGAACAAATTGCAACTATTTTAAAAGCAGGGAGTATTGTTGTACCAGCAAAGTATTTCATTGAAATTATTAAGAAAATGCCAAGTGAGATTTTAATAAAAAGTATGAATGAGCAGTTGATTACAATTCAATCTGATGAAATTACTTTAAACTTAAATGGATTCTCGGCGAACGACTTTCCAAATGTACCATTTATAGACGAACATGGAGAAATACAAGTAGAAACGGAACAGTTGATTGAAGTCTTTAAACAAACTGCCTTTGCAGCTGCTAAAAATGAATCCAGACCAGTTCTTACTGGCGTACATATCGTATTTGATCACAATAAATTAGTTTGCGCTGCGACTGATTCACATAGACTGGCTTTACGTGAAATACTAATTTCATCTCATGCGAAAGCAAATTGCATTATACCAAGTTCAACTATTAGTGAACTTCTAAAATTAATGAACAACAATTTAAATTTTGTATACATATATCTTTCAGAGAGTCACATTATTTTTAAATTCGGTACAATTACGTTGTATTCAAGACTAATTGAAGGAAAATACCCTAATATATCTAGCCTAATACCACGTGAATTTCAAACAGTAATTAACATAGATAGAAAAAAGATTTTACAAGGTGTAGATCGATCCAGTTTATTAGCAAGTGAATGGGCGAATAACAACGTAAATTTAGAAATCATCGATGAATCCACAATAAAAATCTCTTCTAATGCTTCTCAGGTCGGTAAAATATCAGAAACACAACAAATAGATACCATTCACGGACAAAAGCAATTAAATATATCTTTCGATGGACGCTTTATGGTTGATGCTTTAAAAGCAATGAAAGAAGATATAGTTACTTTAAGTTTTGGTGGTTCTATGAGACCGATATTAATTGAAGCAGGAGAACAATCTGCAGCAGTACATCTTATATCACCAGTTAGAGCTTATTAA
- a CDS encoding alpha/beta fold hydrolase yields the protein MWKINQIETSRGKFEYFQKGEGAPLCVTHLYSEYNNNGNTFANPFTKHYSVYLINLKGCGNSDPANDDAEYSMAEAVKDLEAIRVALHINKWAFAGHSTGGMLALVYATEAQESLTKIIAGGASASKEYASHKDCIYCSENKNFNRIVSIMNSLNDPNTRQEERKTLGREWALMSFYSEEKLEESLKLPNSGKVVGDRLNYFRAVEYKDYDVRQKLKHVKIPSLIYCGKHDAQCPYIFSQEIANLIPNATLTTFEESNHNPFVEEMDKFETFVKDTLY from the coding sequence ATGTGGAAAATAAATCAAATTGAAACATCACGTGGGAAGTTTGAGTATTTTCAAAAAGGAGAAGGGGCTCCTTTATGCGTTACACATTTATATAGTGAGTATAACAATAATGGAAATACTTTCGCGAATCCATTTACCAAGCACTATAGCGTGTATTTAATTAATTTAAAAGGCTGCGGTAATTCAGATCCAGCAAATGACGATGCGGAATATAGTATGGCAGAAGCCGTAAAAGATTTAGAAGCGATTAGAGTAGCTTTACATATAAATAAGTGGGCTTTTGCGGGTCATTCTACAGGAGGTATGCTAGCTCTTGTTTATGCAACTGAAGCACAAGAAAGTTTAACAAAAATTATTGCTGGTGGCGCATCGGCAAGTAAAGAATATGCATCTCATAAAGATTGTATATACTGCAGTGAAAATAAAAATTTCAATAGAATCGTTTCAATTATGAATTCTTTAAATGACCCTAATACACGACAAGAAGAAAGAAAAACATTAGGTAGAGAGTGGGCACTTATGTCTTTTTATTCTGAAGAAAAGCTTGAAGAATCATTAAAACTGCCGAATAGCGGGAAGGTAGTTGGAGATCGGTTAAATTATTTTAGAGCAGTTGAATATAAAGACTATGATGTCCGTCAGAAACTTAAACATGTTAAAATACCAAGCCTTATATATTGCGGGAAGCATGATGCACAATGCCCATACATATTCTCACAAGAAATAGCAAATCTAATCCCGAACGCAACGCTAACAACATTTGAAGAAAGTAATCACAATCCATTTGTCGAGGAAATGGATAAGTTTGAAACATTTGTAAAGGATACTTTATATTAA
- a CDS encoding MBL fold metallo-hydrolase, whose product MKKKYINQIHTDVSFNPKDIIGLMTDYFKMKTKLRPIKNLPIVLPNLHDESIDSITWFGHSASLLKIEGKKLLLDPMFGDASSPFPVFNSKRYSGAFSLEREDLQEIDAIIISHNHYDHLNYKSIMQLKDRVKHFYVPTGVARYLIKWGVSPSKISEHNWWDEITFDNIKLVCTPARHFSGRSMTDRDNSLWCSWVILGQETKVFFSGDSGYAPHFKEIGNKYGPFDLTLMECGQYDARWSAIHMLPEETVQAHIDVKGEWLVPIHWGAFTLALHEWSDPIERITKEANRLGVNIAMPQIGEAIPLKSREYPTSAWWREV is encoded by the coding sequence ATGAAAAAGAAATATATAAATCAAATTCATACTGATGTAAGTTTTAATCCGAAAGATATTATCGGTTTAATGACTGATTACTTTAAAATGAAAACAAAGCTGCGTCCTATAAAGAATTTACCTATTGTGTTACCGAATCTGCATGATGAATCTATAGATAGTATTACATGGTTTGGTCATTCTGCTTCTCTTTTAAAAATAGAAGGTAAAAAGCTGTTATTAGATCCTATGTTTGGCGACGCCTCTTCCCCGTTTCCTGTTTTTAATAGTAAACGTTATAGTGGTGCTTTTTCTTTAGAACGTGAAGATCTTCAAGAAATTGATGCGATTATCATTTCGCATAATCACTATGACCATTTAAATTACAAAAGTATTATGCAGTTAAAAGATCGTGTAAAGCACTTTTATGTTCCGACTGGAGTTGCACGTTATCTTATTAAATGGGGTGTTTCACCTAGTAAAATTAGTGAGCATAATTGGTGGGATGAAATTACTTTTGATAATATTAAATTAGTTTGTACACCTGCAAGGCATTTCTCTGGACGAAGTATGACAGATAGAGATAATTCGTTATGGTGTTCATGGGTTATCCTTGGTCAAGAAACGAAAGTCTTCTTTAGTGGTGATAGTGGATATGCTCCGCACTTTAAGGAGATTGGTAATAAATACGGTCCATTTGATCTTACTTTAATGGAATGTGGACAATATGATGCGAGATGGTCTGCAATTCATATGTTGCCAGAAGAAACAGTACAAGCTCATATTGACGTTAAAGGAGAATGGCTTGTTCCTATTCATTGGGGTGCTTTTACGTTAGCGTTACATGAATGGAGTGATCCAATTGAGCGAATTACGAAAGAAGCAAATCGTTTAGGGGTTAATATTGCAATGCCACAAATCGGTGAAGCTATTCCGTTAAAATCTAGAGAATATCCTACGTCAGCTTGGTGGCGAGAAGTTTAA
- a CDS encoding Rid family hydrolase — protein sequence MQKKFINPETMPATFGYSHIVEVSNAKRTIYISGQVAINADGHIVGNGDLGAQTRQVFENIKIALEASNLNFNDVVKLTFFLTDISQMAIVRDIRDQYINTNNPPASSAVEVNKLINDKLLIEIEAIAVAN from the coding sequence TTGCAAAAGAAATTTATCAATCCGGAAACTATGCCAGCAACTTTTGGATACTCACATATTGTTGAGGTTAGTAACGCTAAACGGACAATTTACATATCTGGACAAGTAGCGATTAATGCTGATGGGCATATAGTCGGGAATGGAGATTTAGGTGCACAAACGCGCCAAGTATTCGAAAATATTAAAATTGCATTAGAAGCTTCAAACTTAAATTTTAATGATGTAGTAAAATTAACATTTTTCTTGACGGACATTTCTCAAATGGCCATTGTTAGAGATATTCGAGATCAATACATCAACACAAACAACCCACCAGCAAGTTCAGCTGTAGAAGTTAACAAATTGATTAACGATAAATTATTAATCGAAATTGAAGCAATTGCTGTAGCAAACTAA